One stretch of Variovorax sp. TBS-050B DNA includes these proteins:
- a CDS encoding DUF3455 domain-containing protein — protein MYIRTLTAAATAALLAACSGMGAKPAMYSQASLPDAVKVPAGHAVVMETVGAGDITYECRAKANTPGQHEWVFVGPDARLMDRTGRQVGKYYGPPATWESMDGSKLTATQVAVAPNGSGNIPLQLVKANPATGAGAMQGVSYIQRVATQGGVAPAMACGAANMGQKQVVKYQADYIFYRAG, from the coding sequence ATGTACATCCGAACCCTCACGGCCGCCGCCACCGCCGCGCTGCTGGCCGCCTGCTCCGGCATGGGCGCCAAGCCCGCGATGTATTCCCAGGCCAGCCTGCCCGATGCGGTGAAGGTGCCGGCCGGCCACGCGGTCGTCATGGAGACCGTGGGCGCCGGCGACATCACCTACGAATGCCGGGCCAAGGCGAACACGCCCGGGCAGCACGAATGGGTCTTCGTCGGGCCCGATGCCAGGTTGATGGACCGCACGGGCCGCCAGGTCGGCAAGTACTACGGCCCGCCCGCGACCTGGGAGAGCATGGACGGCTCCAAGCTCACGGCCACGCAGGTCGCGGTGGCGCCGAACGGCAGCGGCAACATCCCGCTCCAGCTGGTGAAGGCCAACCCGGCGACGGGTGCCGGCGCGATGCAGGGCGTGAGCTACATCCAGCGCGTGGCGACGCAGGGCGGCGTCGCACCCGCCATGGCCTGCGGCGCCGCGAACATGGGCCAGAAGCAGGTCGTGAAGTACCAGGCCGACTACATCTTCTACCGCGCGGGCTGA